The Coffea eugenioides isolate CCC68of chromosome 8, Ceug_1.0, whole genome shotgun sequence genome has a segment encoding these proteins:
- the LOC113779818 gene encoding uncharacterized protein LOC113779818 isoform X2 produces MSKVKDKKKRLRSVAQHTGNTDEAYKVDQPNSKDELGEHEDNHAKRKLRNKKRKNNQIAERESIDRDKTFHETEDGLGEQNGISDEVQENEKRKLKKKKNKKEKKARFSNMKSMVEDNSERQIGKSRENQNKDSRSSNLEENLIQKRDADADEIYEISSGDEDYSKGMKKWIMEYHQRRPGLKVLQERIDDFITAHEAREEQERKEREALAAEDGWTVVTHHRGRKKTTDTETGVTVGSVAQAAVLDKMAKRKSKGVGLDFYRFQKREARKNEILLLQDKFEQDKRKIQQLRAARKFRPY; encoded by the exons ATGTCCAAAGTGAAGGATAAAAAGAAAAGGTTGAGATCTGTGGCACAGCACACAGGCAATACTGATGAGGCTTACAAAGTTGATCAGCCCAATAGCAAAG ATGAACTGGGAGAGCATGAAGACAATCATGCTAAGAGAAAGTTGAGGAATAAGAAACGAAAGAATAACCAGATAGCTGAAAGAGAAAGTATTGACAGGGACAAGACTTTTCATGAAACAGAAGATGGATTAGGTGAACAAAATGGCATATCCGATGAAGTGcaagaaaatgagaaaagaaaactaaagaaaaagaagaataaaaaggaaaagaaagcccGGTTCAGCAACATGAAGTCTATGGTTGAAGATAATTCTGAGCGACAGATTG GTAAGTCGAGAGAAAATCAGAATAAGGACTCTAGATCATCAAATTTGGAGGAGAATTTAATACAGAAGAGAGATGCTGATGCAGATGAGATCTATGAGATTTCTTCTGGGGATGAAGACTACTCAAAAGGAATGAAAA AATGGATTATGGAATACCATCAGCGAAGACCAGGATTAAAAGTACTACAGGAAAGAATTGATGACTTTATAACTGCTCATGAGGCACGGGAGGAGCAG gaaagaaaagaaagagaagccCTTGCTGCTGAAGATGGATGGACTGTTGTTACTCATCACAGAGGCAGGAAAAAGACAACAGATACTGAAACTGGAGTAACTGTTGGCTCTGTTGCCCAGGCTGCTGTTCTCGACAAAATGGCCAAAAGGAAAAGTAAAGGAGTGGGGCTAGATTTTTATCGCTTTCAGAAAAGGGAAGCACGGAAAAATG AGATTTTGTTGCTGCAAGACAAATTTGAACAGGATAAAAGGAAAATACAGCAATTAAGAGCAGCGAGGAAATTCCGACCTTATTAA
- the LOC113779818 gene encoding high mobility group nucleosome-binding domain-containing protein 5 isoform X1 produces the protein MSKVKDKKKRLRSVAQHTGNTDEAYKVDQPNSKDELGEHEDNHAKRKLRNKKRKNNQIAERESIDRDKTFHETEDGLGEQNGISDEVQENEKRKLKKKKNKKEKKARFSNMKSMVEDNSERQIDGLGEQNGRSNEVQENEKRKLKKKKKKKEKKAQFSNVNSMVEDNSEQQIGKSRENQNKDSRSSNLEENLIQKRDADADEIYEISSGDEDYSKGMKKWIMEYHQRRPGLKVLQERIDDFITAHEAREEQERKEREALAAEDGWTVVTHHRGRKKTTDTETGVTVGSVAQAAVLDKMAKRKSKGVGLDFYRFQKREARKNEILLLQDKFEQDKRKIQQLRAARKFRPY, from the exons ATGTCCAAAGTGAAGGATAAAAAGAAAAGGTTGAGATCTGTGGCACAGCACACAGGCAATACTGATGAGGCTTACAAAGTTGATCAGCCCAATAGCAAAG ATGAACTGGGAGAGCATGAAGACAATCATGCTAAGAGAAAGTTGAGGAATAAGAAACGAAAGAATAACCAGATAGCTGAAAGAGAAAGTATTGACAGGGACAAGACTTTTCATGAAACAGAAGATGGATTAGGTGAACAAAATGGCATATCCGATGAAGTGcaagaaaatgagaaaagaaaactaaagaaaaagaagaataaaaaggaaaagaaagcccGGTTCAGCAACATGAAGTCTATGGTTGAAGATAATTCTGAGCGACAGATTG ATGGATTAGGGGAACAAAATGGCAGATCCAATGAAGTGcaagaaaatgagaaaagaaaattaaagaaaaagaagaagaaaaaggaaaagaaagcccAGTTCAGCAACGTGAATTCTATGGTTGAAGATAATTCTGAGCAACAGATTG GTAAGTCGAGAGAAAATCAGAATAAGGACTCTAGATCATCAAATTTGGAGGAGAATTTAATACAGAAGAGAGATGCTGATGCAGATGAGATCTATGAGATTTCTTCTGGGGATGAAGACTACTCAAAAGGAATGAAAA AATGGATTATGGAATACCATCAGCGAAGACCAGGATTAAAAGTACTACAGGAAAGAATTGATGACTTTATAACTGCTCATGAGGCACGGGAGGAGCAG gaaagaaaagaaagagaagccCTTGCTGCTGAAGATGGATGGACTGTTGTTACTCATCACAGAGGCAGGAAAAAGACAACAGATACTGAAACTGGAGTAACTGTTGGCTCTGTTGCCCAGGCTGCTGTTCTCGACAAAATGGCCAAAAGGAAAAGTAAAGGAGTGGGGCTAGATTTTTATCGCTTTCAGAAAAGGGAAGCACGGAAAAATG AGATTTTGTTGCTGCAAGACAAATTTGAACAGGATAAAAGGAAAATACAGCAATTAAGAGCAGCGAGGAAATTCCGACCTTATTAA
- the LOC113781295 gene encoding uncharacterized protein LOC113781295 yields the protein MATAPIKSQPLHNFSLPHLRWVHKNSPHQQSPPHSTLQHRRDSPDFDPPGNDNNTTAAASSKPASRTPRKPQPFSSPCLASFPSASSTHQNQKAEQGDDVVEEGHKPWNLRPRKVVTYPTSTATFTTPSSFRKNDKEKEKLQEETGSSLRNSNMSNDSVLLKSSSSCRVVRGGATVAGYVGGGVACPGFAGTERQQRKVVEEKRKLWISLSKEEIEEDVYSLTGSRPSRRPKKRPRTVQKQLDNVFPGLYLVGLSIDSYRVHDSLR from the exons ATGGCAACCGCTCCGATAAAATCACAGCCGCTGCATAACTTCTCCTTGCCCCACCTGAGATGGGTCCACAAAAACTCCCCCCACCAACAATCACCTCCTCATTCCACCCTTCAGCACCGCCGTGATTCACCCGACTTCGACCCTCCTGGAAACGACAACAACACCACCGCCGCCGCCTCCTCCAAGCCTGCCTCTCGTACCCCTCGTAAGCCGCAGCCGTTTTCTTCTCCTTGTCTCGCTTCTTTCCCGTCTGCTTCTTCCACTCATCAAAATCAGAAAGCTGAGCAAGGCGACGACGTGGTGGAAGAAGGCCATAAGCCGTGGAATTTGAGGCCGAGGAAAGTGGTGACTTACCCAACAAGCACTGCTACTTTTACTACTCCGTCGTCGTTCAGGAAGAAtgataaagaaaaggaaaaattgcaggAGGAAACCGGGTCGTCTTTGAGGAATAGTAATATGAGTAATGACAGTGTTCTATTGAAGTCATCGAGTTCGTGTAGGGTGGTTAGAGGAGGAGCAACTGTGGCGGGGTATGTTGGCGGTGGAGTAGCGTGCCCGGGCTTCGCCGGGACGGAGCGGCAGCAGAGGAAGGTGGTGGAGGAGAAGAGGAAGTTATGGATCTCGCTCTCCAAGGAGGAGATTGAGGAGGACGTGTACTCTTTGACTGGGTCTCGGCCCTCTCGCCGGCCCAAGAAACGGCCCAGGACTGTCCAGAAGCAGCTTGAC AATGTATTTCCAGGGTTGTATTTGGTGGGGTTGAGTATTGATTCCTATCGTGTTCATGATTCTTTG AGGTAG